In the Pristiophorus japonicus isolate sPriJap1 chromosome 5, sPriJap1.hap1, whole genome shotgun sequence genome, one interval contains:
- the coa1 gene encoding cytochrome c oxidase assembly factor 1 homolog, producing the protein MPVSTRGLQQMAIYLGIVSGGGCAVMYYLMQQNFAKSEYYKLAIEELNKHDRALVALGAPPLQVRNIKLSDRNNRVDGISARIKIPVCGTKSAGYLHTYSVRQCTEKMVSTRSCVAVTGRPASFSLPLDQG; encoded by the exons ATGCCAGTTTCAACACGTGGTTTACAACAGATGGCTATATACTTGGGAATAGTGTCTGGAGGAGGGTGTGCAGTAATGTATTACCTTATGCAGC AAAATTTTGCCAAGTCAGAATATTACAAGTTGGCAATCGAAGAACTCAACAAACATGACCGAGCACTAGTCGCTCTCGGAGCTCCTCCACTGCAGGTCCGAAATATCAAACTCAGTGACAGGAACAATCGTGTGGATGGAATCAGTGCAAGG ATCAAAATCCCAGTATGTGGAACAAAATCAGCCGGATATCTCCACACTTATTCTGTCAGACAGTGTACAGAAAAG ATGGTTTCTACAAGAAGTTGTGTTGCAGTTACTGGACGGCCAGCAAGTTTCAGTTTACCCCTCGACCAAGGTTGA